A window of Syngnathoides biaculeatus isolate LvHL_M chromosome 9, ASM1980259v1, whole genome shotgun sequence contains these coding sequences:
- the LOC133505722 gene encoding probable pancreatic secretory proteinase inhibitor isoform X2 codes for MFLCQCIIRPSAFMMTGRILLGLLLVCVAADAKNVGSPREPSCPGTDGFLACPLNFAPVCGSDGNTYPNECTLCVHRQTIKMDVLIAHDEAC; via the exons ATGTTTCTGTGTCAGTGTATTATTCGTCCATCAGCTTTCATGATGACTGGAAGAATTCTGTTGGGACTCCTGCTCGTCTGTGTAGCTGCAG ATGCAAAGAATGTGGGCTCCCCGAGAGAG CCATCCTGTCCTGGCACTGATGGGTTTTTGGCATGCCCCCTGAACTTTGCTCCCGTATGTGGTAGCGATGGCAACACATACCCAAATGAGTGTACCCTTTGTGTCCACAGACA AACAataaagatggatgttttgattgCTCACGATGAAGCCTGCTGA
- the LOC133505722 gene encoding probable pancreatic secretory proteinase inhibitor isoform X1: protein MHTQNHKKKKKHRQPYRKVLSQVTSGLNYPSMGGGKNAKNVGSPREPSCPGTDGFLACPLNFAPVCGSDGNTYPNECTLCVHRQTIKMDVLIAHDEAC from the exons ATGCACAcccaaaaccacaaaaaaaaaaaaaaacatcggcaACCTTACAGGAAGGTTTTATCTCAAGTTACAAGTGGGCTGAACTATCCAAGTATGGGCGGTGGCAAAA ATGCAAAGAATGTGGGCTCCCCGAGAGAG CCATCCTGTCCTGGCACTGATGGGTTTTTGGCATGCCCCCTGAACTTTGCTCCCGTATGTGGTAGCGATGGCAACACATACCCAAATGAGTGTACCCTTTGTGTCCACAGACA AACAataaagatggatgttttgattgCTCACGATGAAGCCTGCTGA
- the LOC133506763 gene encoding probable pancreatic secretory proteinase inhibitor, producing the protein MPARVLLLGFLLICAVAGTKAFSVKPQCPDLNGPVMCAMNYDPICGTDGNTYPNECALCDHRQITGLDIQKAHHGVC; encoded by the exons ATGCCTGCAAGAGTTCTtctgttgggatttctgctaaTCTGTGCGGTTGCAg GCACAAAGGCGTTTTCAGTCAAG CCACAATGTCCTGATTTAAATGGCCCAGTTATGTGTGCCATGAACTACGACCCTATATGTGGTACTGATGGAAACACATATCCCAACGAGTGTGCGCTCTGCGACCACAGACA GATCACAGGTTTGGACATTCAGAAGGCCCACCATGGAGTGTGCTGA